Proteins from a genomic interval of Streptomyces sp. NBC_00820:
- a CDS encoding 16S rRNA (uracil(1498)-N(3))-methyltransferase, whose product MTAPVFVVDQLDAAGPEFVLDGPEGRHAVSVKRLQPGEEVVLTDGAGRYAVCDVIAAEGKDRLVVRMTSVSEEPAPSPRITVVQALPKGDRGELAVETMTEVGVDAIVPWQAARCITQWKGDRGLKALGKWRATAREAGKQSRRVRFPEVADAATTKQVAALLARADFAAVLHSDFEHESAPLATAELPAEGEIVLVVGPEGGVSRDELALFEEAGARAHVLGPSVLRTSTAGTAAAALLLGRTGRWS is encoded by the coding sequence ATGACCGCGCCTGTATTCGTTGTGGACCAACTCGACGCCGCCGGGCCGGAGTTCGTACTGGACGGGCCCGAGGGGCGGCACGCCGTCTCCGTGAAGCGGCTGCAGCCCGGCGAGGAGGTCGTCCTCACCGACGGCGCCGGGCGCTATGCGGTGTGCGACGTGATCGCCGCCGAGGGCAAGGACCGGCTGGTCGTCCGCATGACGTCCGTCTCCGAGGAGCCGGCGCCGTCCCCGCGCATCACCGTCGTCCAGGCCCTGCCCAAGGGCGACCGGGGCGAACTCGCCGTCGAGACGATGACCGAGGTCGGCGTCGACGCCATCGTGCCCTGGCAGGCGGCCAGGTGCATCACCCAGTGGAAGGGCGACCGCGGGCTGAAGGCCCTCGGCAAGTGGCGGGCCACCGCCCGCGAGGCGGGGAAGCAGTCCCGCCGGGTCCGCTTCCCCGAGGTCGCGGACGCGGCAACGACCAAGCAGGTGGCCGCACTTCTCGCGCGGGCCGACTTCGCCGCCGTGCTCCACTCCGACTTCGAGCACGAGAGTGCCCCCCTCGCCACCGCCGAACTCCCCGCCGAGGGTGAGATCGTGCTGGTCGTCGGCCCCGAAGGGGGCGTCTCCCGTGACGAGTTGGCCCTCTTCGAGGAGGCGGGCGCCCGCGCCCACGTGCTCGGCCCCTCCGTCCTGCGCACCTCCACGGCGGGCACCGCCGCCGC
- a CDS encoding nitronate monooxygenase, translating into MSSALTDLFPLPIVQAPMAGGVSVPRLAAAVSEAGGLGFLAAGYKTADGMYQEIKQLRGLTDRPFGVNVFMPQPEYPGAVTGSGAAADAPPPSGAVELYAQQLAGEAAWYETELGDPDSGRDDGYEVKLAVLLDNPVPVVSFHFGVPSREALDALRRAGTLTLVTATTVEEALAVERAGADAVIAQGVEAGGHQGTHRDVPENDGAGIGLLSLVAQIRETVGIPVVAAGGIMRGSQIAAVLAAGACAAQLGTAFVPTPESGAHVLHKRALTDPVFARTELTRAFTGRPARALVNRFLREHGPYAPAAYPEVGHLTGPLRKAATLAGDAQGMAMFAGQGHRMARELPAGELVEVLAAELAEAMTALSAGGDAR; encoded by the coding sequence ATGTCCTCCGCGCTGACCGATCTCTTTCCCCTGCCGATCGTGCAGGCACCCATGGCGGGCGGTGTCTCCGTGCCACGGCTCGCCGCGGCCGTGTCCGAGGCCGGGGGACTGGGGTTTCTCGCCGCCGGGTACAAGACGGCCGACGGCATGTACCAGGAGATCAAGCAGCTGCGCGGACTCACCGACCGTCCCTTCGGTGTGAACGTGTTCATGCCGCAGCCGGAGTATCCCGGCGCGGTCACCGGCTCAGGTGCGGCGGCCGACGCCCCGCCCCCCTCCGGTGCCGTCGAGCTCTACGCACAGCAGCTGGCCGGCGAGGCCGCCTGGTACGAGACCGAGCTGGGCGACCCGGACAGCGGACGTGACGACGGCTACGAGGTCAAGCTCGCCGTACTGCTCGACAACCCGGTGCCGGTGGTCTCCTTCCACTTCGGCGTCCCGAGCCGGGAGGCGCTGGACGCGCTGCGCCGGGCCGGCACCCTCACCCTGGTCACCGCCACCACCGTCGAGGAGGCCCTCGCGGTGGAGCGGGCCGGGGCGGACGCGGTGATCGCGCAGGGCGTGGAGGCCGGCGGCCACCAGGGCACCCACCGGGACGTCCCGGAGAACGACGGCGCCGGCATCGGCCTGCTGTCCCTCGTCGCGCAGATCAGGGAGACGGTGGGCATCCCGGTCGTCGCCGCCGGCGGCATCATGCGGGGCAGCCAGATCGCAGCCGTCCTCGCCGCCGGTGCCTGCGCGGCCCAGCTGGGCACCGCCTTCGTCCCCACCCCCGAGTCCGGCGCCCACGTCCTGCACAAGCGGGCGCTGACCGACCCCGTCTTCGCGCGCACCGAGCTGACCCGCGCCTTCACCGGACGCCCGGCCCGCGCACTGGTCAACCGGTTCCTGCGCGAGCACGGCCCCTACGCCCCCGCCGCCTACCCCGAGGTCGGCCATCTGACCGGCCCGCTGCGCAAGGCCGCCACCCTGGCCGGCGACGCCCAGGGCATGGCGATGTTCGCGGGACAGGGGCACCGGATGGCCCGTGAACTGCCGGCCGGAGAGCTGGTTGAGGTACTGGCGGCCGAACTGGCCGAAGCCATGACAGCGTTGTCGGCCGGAGGTGACGCGCGATGA
- the dnaJ gene encoding molecular chaperone DnaJ yields MATDYYAVLGVRRDASQDEIKKAFRRLARELHPDVNPDPKTQERFKEINAAYEVLSDPQKKQVYDLGGDPLSQSGGAGGAGGFGAGGFGNFSDIMDAFFGTASQRGPRSRTRRGQDAMIRIEIELDEAAFGTTKDIQVDTAIVCNTCNGEGAAPGTSAQTCDMCRGRGEVSQVTRSFLGQVMTSRPCPQCQGFGTVVPTPCPECAGDGRVRSRRTLTVKIPAGVDNGTRIQLAGEGEVGPGGGPAGDLYVEIHELPHSTFQRRGDDLHCTVTIPMTAAALGTKVPLETLDGMEEVDIRPGTQSGQSIPLHSRGVTHLRGGGRGDLIVHVEVTTPTKLDPEQERLLRELAKLRGEERPTGQFQPGQQGLFSRLKDAFNGR; encoded by the coding sequence GTGGCCACGGATTACTACGCCGTTCTCGGCGTGCGCCGCGACGCGTCGCAGGATGAGATCAAGAAGGCGTTCCGTCGGCTCGCGCGCGAGCTGCATCCGGACGTCAATCCCGATCCGAAGACGCAGGAGCGGTTCAAGGAGATCAACGCCGCCTACGAGGTGTTGTCGGACCCGCAGAAGAAGCAGGTCTACGACCTCGGTGGCGACCCGCTGTCCCAGTCGGGCGGCGCCGGTGGCGCGGGCGGCTTCGGAGCCGGCGGCTTCGGCAACTTCTCCGACATCATGGACGCGTTCTTCGGCACGGCGTCGCAGCGCGGCCCGCGCTCGCGCACGCGGCGCGGCCAGGACGCCATGATCCGGATCGAGATCGAGCTGGACGAGGCGGCCTTCGGGACCACCAAGGACATCCAGGTCGACACGGCCATCGTCTGCAACACCTGCAACGGTGAGGGCGCGGCCCCGGGCACCTCCGCCCAGACATGTGACATGTGCCGCGGTCGCGGTGAGGTCTCGCAGGTCACCCGGTCCTTCCTGGGCCAGGTCATGACCTCCCGGCCCTGCCCGCAGTGCCAGGGCTTCGGAACCGTGGTCCCCACCCCGTGCCCCGAGTGCGCGGGCGACGGGCGGGTCCGCTCCCGGCGCACCCTCACGGTCAAGATCCCGGCCGGTGTCGACAACGGCACGCGCATCCAGCTGGCCGGCGAGGGCGAGGTCGGCCCCGGTGGCGGTCCGGCCGGCGACCTGTACGTCGAGATCCACGAGCTGCCGCACTCGACCTTCCAGCGGCGCGGCGACGACCTGCACTGCACGGTGACCATCCCGATGACCGCGGCGGCTCTCGGCACCAAGGTGCCGCTGGAGACGCTGGACGGCATGGAGGAGGTCGACATCCGGCCCGGCACGCAGTCGGGGCAGTCGATCCCGCTGCACAGCCGGGGCGTCACGCATCTGCGGGGCGGCGGCCGGGGCGATCTGATCGTGCACGTCGAGGTCACCACGCCGACCAAGCTCGACCCCGAGCAGGAGCGGCTGCTGCGGGAGCTGGCCAAGCTGCGCGGCGAGGAGCGGCCCACGGGCCAGTTCCAGCCCGGGCAGCAGGGGCTGTTCTCCCGCCTGAAGGACGCGTTCAACGGGCGCTGA
- the hrcA gene encoding heat-inducible transcriptional repressor HrcA has translation MLSERRLQVLRAIVQDYVGTEEPVGSKALTERHNLGVSPATVRNDMAALEDEGFIAQPHTSAGRIPTDKGYRLFVDRLAGVKPMTAPERRAIQNFLEGAVDLDDVVARTVRLLAQLTRQVAVVQYPSLTRSTVRHVELLSLAPARVMLVLITDTGRVEQRMVDCPAPCSEVSLADLRARLNSRVAGRRFADVPQLVEDLPESFEAEDRGTVSTVLSTLLETLVEENEERLMIGGTANLTRFGHDFPLTIRPVLEALEEQVVLLKLLGEAKDPGMTVRIGHEIAHEGLNSTSVVSVGYGSGGEAVAKLGVVGPTRMDYPGTMGAVRAVARYVGQILAES, from the coding sequence ATGCTGAGTGAACGCAGGCTTCAGGTGCTGCGCGCCATCGTCCAGGACTATGTGGGCACCGAGGAGCCGGTGGGTTCCAAGGCGCTCACCGAGCGGCACAACCTCGGGGTCTCCCCGGCCACCGTGCGCAACGACATGGCCGCCCTGGAGGACGAGGGGTTCATCGCCCAGCCGCACACCAGCGCCGGGCGGATCCCCACGGACAAGGGCTACCGGCTGTTCGTCGACAGGCTCGCCGGCGTGAAGCCGATGACCGCGCCCGAGCGGCGGGCCATCCAGAACTTCCTCGAAGGCGCCGTCGACCTCGACGACGTCGTGGCGCGGACCGTGCGGCTGCTGGCGCAGCTGACCCGGCAGGTCGCCGTCGTGCAGTACCCGTCCCTGACCCGGTCCACCGTGCGGCATGTGGAGTTGCTCTCGCTCGCCCCGGCGCGCGTGATGCTCGTGCTGATCACGGACACCGGCCGGGTCGAGCAGCGGATGGTCGACTGCCCGGCTCCGTGCAGCGAGGTCTCCCTCGCCGACCTGCGGGCACGGCTCAACAGCCGGGTCGCGGGACGCCGGTTCGCCGACGTGCCGCAACTGGTCGAGGACCTCCCGGAGTCATTCGAGGCCGAGGATCGCGGTACGGTCTCCACAGTGCTCTCCACTCTGCTGGAGACACTGGTCGAAGAGAACGAGGAGCGGTTGATGATCGGCGGCACCGCCAATCTCACCCGTTTCGGACATGACTTCCCCCTCACGATCCGGCCCGTCCTGGAGGCACTGGAGGAGCAGGTCGTGCTTCTCAAGCTCCTCGGCGAGGCGAAGGATCCGGGCATGACCGTGCGCATCGGGCACGAGATCGCCCATGAGGGACTCAACTCCACGTCCGTCGTCTCGGTCGGCTACGGTTCGGGCGGCGAGGCGGTTGCCAAGCTCGGCGTGGTCGGACCGACCCGCATGGACTACCCGGGAACGATGGGAGCGGTACGCGCAGTGGCACGGTACGTCGGACAGATCCTGGCGGAGTCGTAA
- a CDS encoding MBL fold metallo-hydrolase — protein sequence MTVTWEDLGWERLAPGVGRCRLPGWDCTVGLVLGEGTALLVDAGSSLAEGARLRAAVRELTGRDVTHLALTHPHFDHVFGAAAFAGAEVYAAVGLEAVLAHERAELRRDAIRNGLPAAEADEAADVVSRPVHPVSGEWTLDLGGGRQALLANVGPGHSAHDLAVLVPGTPEVVFCGDLVEESGEPQAGPDAVPSRWPAALDRLLALGGEDALYVPGHGAVVDAAFVRRQRDELAARFGVS from the coding sequence ATGACGGTGACTTGGGAAGACCTGGGGTGGGAGCGACTGGCCCCGGGCGTCGGCCGGTGCCGGCTGCCCGGCTGGGACTGCACGGTGGGGCTGGTTCTCGGCGAGGGTACGGCACTGTTGGTGGACGCGGGGTCCAGCCTGGCGGAAGGTGCCCGGCTGCGGGCCGCGGTACGGGAGCTGACCGGCCGCGATGTGACTCATCTCGCGCTGACCCACCCCCACTTCGACCATGTCTTCGGCGCCGCCGCGTTCGCCGGGGCCGAGGTGTACGCCGCGGTGGGCCTGGAGGCGGTGCTCGCGCACGAGCGCGCGGAACTGCGGCGGGACGCGATCAGGAACGGGCTGCCGGCCGCCGAGGCGGACGAGGCGGCGGACGTGGTGTCCCGGCCCGTCCATCCGGTCTCGGGCGAGTGGACCCTCGACCTCGGGGGCGGCCGCCAGGCGCTGCTGGCCAACGTCGGCCCCGGCCACTCCGCCCACGATCTCGCGGTCCTGGTCCCCGGCACCCCGGAGGTCGTCTTCTGCGGTGACCTGGTCGAGGAGTCCGGCGAACCGCAGGCCGGCCCGGACGCCGTGCCGTCGCGGTGGCCGGCCGCGCTGGACCGGCTGCTCGCGCTGGGCGGCGAGGACGCGCTGTACGTACCCGGTCACGGAGCGGTGGTAGACGCGGCGTTCGTACGACGGCAACGGGACGAGCTGGCGGCGCGTTTCGGCGTGTCTTGA
- a CDS encoding DUF3097 domain-containing protein produces the protein MRPPVSHHRPSNEGPSGPRLRTYTPDLTPPWKKPKPVPEVAAEPGLVVEEPGTGFCGAVIRCEAGTVTLEDRFGKHRVFPLEPSGFLLEGRVVTLVRPPSSGPVRPTRTASGSVAVPGARARVARAGRIYVEGRHDAELVEKVWGDDLRVEGVVVEYLEGVDDLPSVVEGFGPGPDARLGVLVDHLVPGTKEWRIAQSVTSEHALVVGHPYIDVWEAVKPSALGIEAWPRVPRGQDWKTGVCRALGWPHENTGAVWQAILARVGSYKDLEPELLGRVEELIDFVTATATGGV, from the coding sequence ATGCGCCCACCCGTCTCCCACCACCGCCCTTCCAACGAGGGCCCTTCGGGCCCGCGCCTTCGTACGTACACCCCCGACCTGACCCCGCCCTGGAAGAAGCCGAAGCCCGTGCCCGAGGTCGCGGCCGAGCCCGGCCTGGTGGTGGAGGAGCCCGGTACCGGCTTCTGCGGGGCGGTGATCCGCTGCGAGGCGGGCACGGTGACACTGGAGGACCGCTTCGGCAAGCACCGGGTGTTCCCGCTGGAGCCGAGCGGTTTCCTGCTGGAGGGCAGGGTGGTGACGCTCGTACGACCGCCGTCCTCGGGCCCGGTACGTCCCACCCGTACCGCATCCGGCTCGGTCGCCGTCCCCGGCGCCCGCGCGCGCGTGGCCCGCGCCGGCCGCATCTACGTCGAGGGCCGGCACGACGCCGAGCTGGTCGAGAAGGTGTGGGGCGACGACCTGCGCGTCGAGGGCGTCGTCGTGGAGTACCTGGAGGGCGTGGACGACCTGCCGTCCGTCGTCGAGGGGTTCGGGCCCGGCCCGGACGCCCGCCTCGGTGTCCTGGTGGACCACCTGGTCCCCGGCACCAAGGAGTGGCGCATCGCCCAGTCGGTGACGAGTGAACACGCACTGGTGGTCGGCCACCCCTACATCGACGTCTGGGAGGCGGTGAAGCCCTCCGCCCTGGGCATCGAGGCGTGGCCCCGCGTCCCCCGCGGCCAGGACTGGAAGACGGGCGTCTGCCGGGCACTGGGCTGGCCGCACGAGAACACGGGCGCGGTGTGGCAGGCGATCCTGGCGCGCGTGGGGTCCTACAAGGACCTGGAGCCGGAGCTGCTGGGACGGGTGGAGGAGCTGATCGACTTCGTCACGGCAACGGCCACCGGTGGGGTTTGA
- a CDS encoding Uma2 family endonuclease, with product MTAVDERGVAEFFEGFEPPDGLRMELLRGEIVMMASPDLVHNLIVSDVQDQIPRGHWVRLQTQDVDIVDEASEPVPDLVVVAPEVLPASGRLLPASLITMVVEVVSKTSVERDYSVKRSIYAAAGVPVYLVVDPIMAQCVLLTRPEGEGERADYMGQTKRKFGETLSLETLGVELDTSSFGILPDVKPHRWPLP from the coding sequence ATGACCGCTGTGGACGAACGAGGAGTCGCGGAGTTCTTCGAGGGCTTCGAGCCGCCCGACGGACTCAGGATGGAGCTTCTGCGGGGGGAAATCGTGATGATGGCCAGCCCGGATCTGGTGCACAACCTGATTGTCAGCGATGTGCAGGACCAGATCCCGCGCGGGCATTGGGTACGTCTTCAGACCCAGGACGTCGACATCGTCGACGAAGCCAGTGAGCCTGTCCCGGACCTTGTGGTCGTGGCACCCGAGGTACTGCCGGCTTCGGGGCGGCTCCTTCCGGCGAGCCTCATCACCATGGTCGTCGAGGTGGTGTCAAAGACCAGCGTCGAGCGGGACTACAGCGTCAAGCGATCGATCTACGCCGCCGCCGGTGTCCCCGTTTATCTCGTCGTCGATCCGATCATGGCGCAATGCGTCCTGCTGACGCGGCCTGAAGGCGAGGGGGAGAGGGCTGACTACATGGGGCAGACCAAGAGGAAATTCGGCGAGACGCTCTCGCTCGAGACCCTGGGGGTCGAACTCGACACGAGCAGCTTCGGCATCCTCCCCGACGTCAAACCCCACCGGTGGCCGTTGCCGTGA
- the hemW gene encoding radical SAM family heme chaperone HemW, giving the protein MPSALPDGEPVPDDGALPAAALAGAADRPLGFYLHVPYCATRCGYCDFNTYTATELRGTGGVLASRDNYADTLTDEVRLARKVLGDDPREIRTVFVGGGTPTLLAADDLVRMLASIRDEFGLAPDAEITTEANPESVDRAYLDTLREGGFNRISFGMQSAKQHVLKILDRTHTPGRPEACVAEARAAGFDHVNLDLIYGTPGESDDDWRASLEAALGAGPDHISAYALIVEEGTQLARRIRRGEVPMTDDDVHADRYLIAEEAMSAAGFDWYEVSNWATSEAGRCLHNELYWRGADWWGAGPGAHSHVGGVRWWNVKHPGAYAAALASGRSPGAGRELLSDEDRRVERILLELRLREGVPLSLLKEEGLAASRQARADGLLESGPYEEGRAVLTLRGRLLADAVVRDLVD; this is encoded by the coding sequence ATGCCTTCCGCACTTCCCGACGGCGAGCCCGTCCCGGACGACGGCGCGCTGCCCGCCGCCGCCCTCGCCGGGGCCGCCGACCGCCCCCTCGGGTTCTATCTGCACGTCCCGTACTGCGCGACCCGCTGCGGCTACTGCGACTTCAACACCTACACCGCCACCGAGCTGCGCGGCACCGGCGGGGTGCTCGCCTCCCGGGACAACTACGCGGACACGCTGACCGACGAGGTCCGCCTCGCCCGGAAGGTGCTGGGCGACGACCCGCGCGAGATCCGCACCGTCTTCGTCGGCGGCGGCACGCCGACCCTGCTGGCGGCGGACGATCTCGTACGGATGCTGGCGTCGATCCGTGACGAGTTCGGTCTCGCGCCGGACGCGGAGATCACGACCGAGGCGAATCCCGAGTCGGTCGACCGGGCCTACCTCGACACCCTCCGCGAGGGCGGCTTCAACCGGATCTCGTTCGGCATGCAGAGCGCGAAGCAGCACGTGCTGAAGATCCTCGACCGCACCCACACCCCGGGCCGCCCCGAGGCCTGCGTGGCCGAGGCGCGGGCGGCGGGCTTCGACCACGTCAACCTCGACCTGATCTACGGCACCCCCGGCGAGTCCGACGACGACTGGCGGGCCTCCCTGGAGGCGGCCCTCGGCGCCGGCCCCGACCACATCAGCGCCTACGCGCTCATCGTCGAGGAGGGCACCCAGCTCGCCCGCCGCATCCGCCGCGGCGAGGTCCCGATGACCGACGACGACGTCCACGCCGACCGCTACCTCATCGCCGAGGAGGCCATGTCCGCGGCGGGCTTCGACTGGTACGAGGTCTCCAACTGGGCCACCTCCGAGGCGGGCCGCTGCCTGCACAACGAGCTGTACTGGCGCGGCGCCGACTGGTGGGGCGCAGGCCCGGGCGCCCACAGCCACGTCGGCGGGGTGCGCTGGTGGAACGTCAAGCACCCGGGTGCGTACGCGGCGGCGCTGGCCTCCGGCCGCTCGCCGGGCGCGGGCCGGGAACTGCTGTCGGATGAGGACCGGCGCGTCGAACGCATCCTGCTGGAGCTGCGTTTGCGCGAGGGCGTCCCGCTGTCCCTCCTGAAGGAGGAAGGCCTCGCGGCTTCCCGGCAGGCACGGGCGGACGGGCTGCTCGAATCCGGTCCGTACGAAGAGGGACGCGCGGTGCTGACCCTGCGGGGGCGGCTGCTGGCGGACGCGGTGGTCAGGGACCTGGTGGACTGA
- a CDS encoding SpoIIE family protein phosphatase — MAAIPTQRESDTYPRAAQGRAALPGSPLAPGSARSLVRAAFGEWTARGLVADGAVARLRDDAMAVVSELVTNAVVHAGTEVEVEWRLEESGAFVVEVSDHHPARPPRDPSGGDPAGDSPEYGRGLRLVATFAESWGVTYRTGAKTVWARLPAGGRPEPDGPAADHTLDAAEALAPQPQRPGAERDWLGRGALSFLAEASDLLAGQLDENLVTALTGQLIVPRLADWCAVWLEDEASVRGGDGSGPARVWHASENRIEELHRTLEKDPPRPRDGVRSGPEPYPWPGDALGPAGARGSALAYRLVAGGRPLGTLVIGRCGPDGFPDEVTGLVEDLGRRVALAIGAARQYARQATISAVLQRGLLPGAVAEIPGMRSALVYEPCDSGGPSGDFYDVFPAGDGRWCFAVGDVQGKGPEAAVVIGLARPWLRLLAREGYRAADVLDRLNQLLLDDATEAADAAARALVAAGGRPVAPGDGPQTRFLSLLYGELTPFDGGVRCTLASAGHPLPLLLRPDGEVRTAARPQTLLGVVEDETYTSETIELWPGDSLLCVTDGVTERRSGSRQFDDGDGLARALSGCAGLSAERIAGRIRRLVHDFGGGLPEDDLALLVLQAE, encoded by the coding sequence ATGGCGGCCATACCTACGCAGCGGGAGAGCGATACCTACCCCCGTGCGGCACAGGGGCGTGCCGCGCTGCCCGGAAGTCCTCTGGCGCCCGGGTCGGCACGATCCCTGGTGCGGGCCGCGTTCGGCGAGTGGACCGCACGGGGACTGGTCGCGGACGGGGCGGTGGCGCGGCTGAGGGACGACGCGATGGCCGTCGTCAGCGAGCTGGTCACCAACGCCGTCGTGCACGCCGGTACGGAGGTGGAGGTCGAGTGGCGGCTGGAGGAGTCCGGGGCGTTCGTCGTGGAGGTGAGCGATCACCATCCGGCACGGCCCCCGCGTGACCCCTCCGGCGGCGACCCGGCGGGCGACAGCCCCGAATACGGGCGCGGCCTGCGGCTGGTGGCCACCTTCGCCGAGTCCTGGGGCGTCACCTACCGCACCGGCGCCAAGACCGTGTGGGCGCGGCTGCCCGCCGGGGGCAGGCCGGAGCCGGACGGACCCGCGGCGGACCACACCCTGGACGCCGCCGAGGCGCTCGCCCCGCAGCCGCAGCGTCCCGGGGCCGAGCGGGACTGGCTCGGACGGGGAGCGTTGTCCTTCCTCGCCGAGGCCTCCGACCTCCTCGCCGGGCAGCTCGACGAGAACCTGGTCACCGCGCTCACCGGCCAGCTGATCGTGCCCCGGCTCGCCGACTGGTGCGCGGTGTGGCTGGAGGACGAGGCCAGCGTGCGTGGCGGCGACGGGAGCGGGCCCGCCCGGGTCTGGCACGCCAGCGAGAACCGCATCGAGGAACTGCACCGCACCCTGGAGAAGGACCCGCCCCGCCCGCGGGACGGCGTCCGGTCCGGCCCGGAGCCGTACCCGTGGCCCGGCGACGCGCTCGGCCCGGCCGGCGCCCGGGGCAGCGCGCTCGCCTACCGGCTGGTCGCGGGCGGCCGCCCGCTCGGCACGCTGGTGATCGGCCGGTGCGGTCCTGACGGGTTCCCCGACGAGGTCACCGGCCTGGTCGAGGACCTCGGCCGCCGGGTGGCGCTGGCCATCGGCGCCGCCCGCCAGTACGCCCGCCAGGCCACCATCAGCGCCGTCCTCCAGCGCGGCCTGCTCCCCGGCGCGGTCGCCGAGATCCCCGGGATGCGCAGCGCGCTCGTCTACGAGCCCTGCGATTCGGGCGGCCCCAGCGGTGACTTCTACGACGTGTTCCCGGCGGGCGACGGCCGCTGGTGCTTCGCCGTCGGCGACGTACAGGGCAAGGGCCCCGAGGCCGCGGTCGTCATCGGGCTCGCCCGGCCCTGGCTCAGGCTGCTGGCCCGCGAGGGCTACCGCGCCGCCGACGTCCTGGACCGCCTCAACCAGCTCCTGCTCGACGACGCCACCGAGGCCGCCGACGCCGCCGCCCGCGCGCTGGTCGCCGCCGGCGGCCGGCCCGTGGCCCCCGGGGACGGCCCGCAGACCCGCTTCCTGTCCCTCCTGTACGGCGAGCTGACCCCGTTCGACGGCGGCGTCCGCTGCACCCTCGCCTCCGCCGGACATCCGCTGCCGCTGCTGCTGCGCCCCGACGGCGAGGTGCGCACCGCCGCCCGCCCGCAGACCCTGCTCGGCGTCGTGGAGGACGAGACCTACACCAGCGAGACCATCGAACTGTGGCCCGGGGACAGCCTGTTGTGCGTCACGGACGGGGTCACCGAGCGCCGCTCCGGCTCCCGCCAGTTCGACGACGGTGACGGCCTCGCGCGCGCCCTGTCCGGCTGCGCGGGCCTGAGCGCCGAACGGATCGCGGGACGCATCCGCCGCCTCGTGCACGACTTCGGCGGCGGCCTCCCGGAGGACGACCTCGCCCTGCTCGTCCTCCAGGCCGAGTGA